In Bacteroidales bacterium, one DNA window encodes the following:
- the dprA gene encoding DNA-processing protein DprA encodes MSHKTQEQLLYQIGITLLPGVGDVNAKKLIAYCGGVEAVFKQKKSQLLKIDGIGSKLADAIINQTVLKRAEEEILFIEKNKIQTFFFTDKNFPIRLKQAMDSPIILYYKGNANLNQRKILSVVGTRKVTERGKAICDKIISGFEDEEVLIISGLAYGVDTQAHKSSLKYGLNTVGILAHGLDRIYPDINRGLAKRMIEHGGLLTDFISKTIPDAPNFPKRNRIIAGLSDAVLVIESASKGGSLITADIANSYNRDVFAVPGRPDDKYSKGCNFLIRSNRAALVESAKDIRYLMGWDTSKKEKIIQRKLFVELKPEEELLMKIIREEKDPTIDLIALKAQMPMSKVSVTLLNMEFEGLLRCLPGKVFKPV; translated from the coding sequence ATGTCTCACAAAACGCAAGAACAACTATTATATCAAATCGGCATTACTCTTTTACCGGGTGTTGGCGATGTAAATGCAAAGAAACTAATTGCTTATTGCGGTGGTGTTGAAGCCGTTTTTAAACAAAAGAAATCTCAGCTTTTGAAAATAGATGGTATTGGCTCTAAATTGGCCGATGCAATTATAAATCAAACTGTTTTAAAGCGTGCTGAAGAAGAAATATTATTTATTGAGAAAAATAAGATTCAGACATTCTTTTTTACAGATAAAAACTTTCCAATACGCTTAAAACAAGCTATGGACTCTCCTATAATACTTTATTATAAGGGGAATGCTAATCTTAATCAAAGAAAAATATTATCTGTTGTTGGCACAAGAAAAGTAACCGAAAGAGGCAAAGCTATTTGCGATAAGATAATATCGGGTTTTGAAGACGAAGAAGTGCTAATTATAAGTGGTTTAGCCTATGGTGTCGATACGCAGGCTCATAAATCGAGTTTGAAATATGGATTAAATACAGTTGGTATTTTAGCTCACGGATTAGATAGAATTTATCCTGATATTAATAGAGGATTAGCTAAGCGGATGATAGAGCATGGTGGATTATTAACTGATTTTATAAGTAAAACAATTCCTGATGCTCCTAATTTTCCTAAAAGAAACAGAATAATTGCAGGCTTGTCTGATGCTGTTTTGGTTATTGAATCTGCATCAAAAGGAGGCTCTTTAATTACAGCTGATATTGCTAATAGCTATAATAGAGATGTGTTTGCTGTTCCCGGGCGACCTGATGATAAATATTCAAAAGGATGCAATTTCTTAATACGGAGTAATAGAGCGGCTTTGGTTGAGTCGGCTAAAGATATTCGTTACCTTATGGGTTGGGATACTTCCAAAAAAGAAAAAATTATTCAACGGAAACTTTTTGTAGAATTAAAGCCCGAAGAAGAACTATTGATGAAGATTATACGGGAGGAAAAAGATCCAACGATAGATTTAATTGCACTAAAAGCACAAATGCCGATGAGTAAGGTATCGGTAACTTTATTAAATATGGAGTTTGAAGGTTTGCTTCGTTGCTTGCCGGGAAAAGTCTTTAAGCCGGTTTAG
- a CDS encoding ABC-F family ATP-binding cassette domain-containing protein, which produces MAISYLVAENLSKSWGDKPLFQELNITINEGQKIALVAHNGTGKTSLLNILCGIDIPDTGEIRLKENLRIAYLQQQPHFENNLTVNEVLFHADNRFIKIIAQYRDALKQFEKEVNKDSQRLLDSTIQAMDHAEAWDYELKVKEILEKFELTNYNQKVETLSGGQKKKLAIASILIDDADLLVLDEPTNHLDIEMIEWLENYISKQKMSLLMVTHDRYFLDAVCNEIIEIDRQQSFIYRGNYSYFLQKKAEREALQLTEIEKAKNLYRTELDWMRRQPKARTHKSKARIDSFYDLEKIAKNRLEQKKLDFNIKMSRQGRKILEIKKLSKSYGNLNLIENFDYIFKRGERIGIVGDNGSGKTTFLDLISRKIQPDSGEIIVGETTRFGYFTQTGIQLQDDMRVLEIVKEIAEFIDMGKTQISAAQFLFHFGFSHNLQHSFFSSLSGGEKRKLHLVLTLLKNPNFLILDEPTNDLDLFTLGRLEEFLLDFQGCLLIVSHDRYFLDRLSDHLFIFKGNGKIKDFVGNYSDYREMQVFEASEEKKAEKANKKANVSPKTATAKVHKASFKERKEFEKLEEDIANLETEKEELINRMNSGELSSDKLQKVSKRFEQLSEELEEKEMRWLELSEIIG; this is translated from the coding sequence ATGGCCATTTCCTACTTAGTCGCAGAAAACCTCAGCAAATCTTGGGGCGATAAACCTCTCTTTCAGGAGCTGAATATCACTATTAACGAAGGTCAAAAAATAGCTTTGGTAGCTCATAATGGAACGGGAAAAACAAGCCTTTTAAATATTTTATGCGGTATAGATATTCCGGATACAGGAGAAATTCGCCTAAAAGAAAATCTTAGGATTGCTTATTTACAACAACAGCCTCATTTTGAAAATAATCTAACTGTAAACGAGGTACTTTTCCATGCCGACAATCGATTCATTAAAATTATTGCCCAATATAGAGATGCTTTAAAACAATTTGAGAAAGAGGTAAATAAAGACTCACAGCGATTATTAGATTCAACCATTCAGGCGATGGATCATGCAGAAGCTTGGGATTATGAGCTAAAGGTTAAAGAAATTTTAGAAAAATTTGAGCTCACTAATTACAATCAAAAAGTAGAAACTCTTTCGGGAGGTCAAAAAAAGAAATTGGCAATAGCTTCTATTTTAATTGATGATGCCGATTTACTTGTTTTAGACGAACCTACCAATCACCTTGATATTGAAATGATTGAATGGCTCGAAAATTACATTAGTAAACAAAAGATGAGTTTGCTAATGGTAACTCACGACCGTTATTTCTTGGATGCTGTTTGTAATGAAATTATTGAAATCGATCGGCAACAAAGCTTTATTTACAGAGGTAACTACAGCTATTTTTTACAAAAAAAAGCTGAGAGAGAAGCATTGCAATTAACCGAAATTGAAAAAGCAAAAAACCTATATCGTACAGAGTTAGACTGGATGCGCCGACAGCCCAAAGCACGCACACATAAGTCTAAAGCTCGTATCGATTCTTTTTATGATTTAGAAAAAATAGCAAAAAACCGTTTAGAGCAAAAAAAACTCGATTTTAATATTAAAATGAGTCGGCAAGGGCGGAAAATTTTAGAAATAAAAAAACTTAGTAAAAGCTACGGCAATTTAAACTTAATAGAAAATTTCGACTATATCTTTAAACGAGGCGAACGTATTGGTATTGTTGGCGATAACGGAAGCGGGAAAACAACTTTTTTAGATTTGATTAGTCGAAAAATCCAGCCCGATTCAGGTGAAATTATTGTTGGCGAAACCACCCGGTTTGGTTATTTTACACAAACAGGAATTCAGTTACAAGACGATATGCGCGTTTTGGAGATTGTAAAAGAAATTGCAGAATTTATTGATATGGGCAAAACCCAAATATCAGCAGCTCAGTTTTTATTTCATTTCGGCTTTTCACATAATTTACAACATAGTTTCTTCAGCAGTTTAAGTGGAGGCGAAAAAAGAAAACTACATCTTGTGCTCACCTTATTAAAAAATCCAAATTTCCTGATTCTGGATGAGCCAACAAACGATTTAGACTTGTTTACTTTAGGTCGTTTAGAAGAATTCCTTCTCGATTTTCAAGGCTGCTTGCTTATTGTTTCTCACGACAGGTATTTTCTTGATCGATTATCTGATCATCTTTTTATTTTTAAAGGGAATGGCAAAATAAAAGATTTTGTAGGCAATTATTCCGATTATCGCGAAATGCAGGTGTTTGAAGCTAGTGAAGAGAAAAAAGCAGAAAAGGCAAATAAAAAAGCTAATGTATCACCAAAGACTGCTACTGCAAAAGTCCACAAAGCAAGTTTTAAGGAGCGAAAAGAATTTGAAAAGCTTGAGGAAGATATAGCTAATCTCGAAACAGAAAAAGAAGAACTGATTAATCGGATGAATTCAGGTGAACTTTCTTCTGATAAACTTCAAAAAGTTTCCAAACGCTTTGAACAGCTCAGCGAAGAATTAGAAGAAAAAGAAATGCGCTGGCTTGAATTAAGTGAGATTATCGGATAG